The Jeotgalibacillus aurantiacus genome segment CGCCAAAGGAGTCTTCTGATGAGTCCAGCCTTCTTTGAGAAGCAATTCATTTTCTTAGGGTTAGTGATAGGAGAAGTATAAAAAGCCGGGCAGGGCCGCAGCCTACGCTTTCCGTGGCCGGGCGGTGAACCCCTTGTGCTTCGCACAATGGTTTCACCTGTCCCTTTCCGCCACAGGAGTCTCCGGCTGCGGCCCTGCCCTCTTTGAAACGTATTACATTTTCTTAAGGCAGTTAGTAATAGAAAAATACAAGGCCGACTCTTGTGGGATCTTCAAATCTTATGATGTTAAGGAAAGGTAAGGGAAACAAAACGGATAAGCAATGATTTTTAAACCGTACATATAATTTGAAACGTCTTTTGTGGCGTTTTGACGTGTGTTTTTATTTATTCGACAAAAACTGATAGAATGGATATACAGAGTTTAGAGGAGGAATGACGTTGGCAGGTTTAAAAGGGATGTTTAAGCGCTTCAGCTCAGAGTGTGAGACGCATGATTCGCACGCTGATAAAGAGCTTGAAACGCGTTATTACAAAGCTTCGTTTGATAAGGTGTATGATCAGGTTAAAAAGTATTTTTCTGGTGAAGGGTATGATATCTCATCGGAATCGAAGGATCATGGGGAGATTATGATCAATCGGACAAAAAAGCCTTCGATGTTTATTATTGCGACGGTTGTGAGTACAAGACCGATTCATACGGCGCTTGACTTAAAGATTTCCACGGACCAGACGATTGTTGGCGGTGCGTATCCGAAGCTGAAAGAGGAAGTGCTCGCCTGTTATCAGGCTATGTCAAGGGAGCTGCGGGAGTCAGATCGTTAAAGGCTACCTTGTGATTTCTCTCCTTTTTGGCTATCATAGTAAGAAATAGACCCAATTTGGAGCTGGTGAAATGAAATGTCCTTCGTGCCATGAAAATAATACGAGAGTAATTGACTCCCGTCAGATTGATGAAGGCAGATCAATCCGCAGAAGAAGAGAGTGCGAATCGTGTCACTACCGTTTTACGACGTTTGAAAAAGTGGAGGAAGTTCCGCTGATTGTTGTGAAGAGAGATGGCATACGTGAAGAATTCAGCCGTGATAAAATTCTCAGAGGTCTGATTAAAGCGTGTGAAAAGAGACCGGTTCCATTTGAAAACCTGGAGAAGATTTCAGGAGATATTGAACGGGAGCTGCGCAATCAGGGTATTTCAGAGATCCCGTCTGTTGATATCGGCGAGATGGTCATGGACCGGCTGTCAAAGGTTGATGAGGTCGCCTATGTCCGGTTTGCATCTGTCTACAGACAGTTTAAGGACATCAACGTATTTATTGAGGAATTAAAAGAACTGATGAATAAAGAACGTACATAAGAGAGTGAGAGGTCTTCCTCTTCTCTTTTTTTGTCTGAATGGAAAGGGTCTGAGTGTATGACGAACAGATGGAAAGAGATACAGCCTTCAGATGAATATAAAATCCAGCTGAATGGTCAGCTTAACCATCATGACAGGGAAATACTGACTTTTTTATATCAGCCGCTCGTAGGACCGGATGCAGTCAGTCTTTACAATCTCCTGTGGATGGAGGTAGACAAAAATCAGCTTGAGAGTGCCGGCTACAGTCATGGATCCCTCATGTCAATGCTGTCATTTTCCATTGATGAGGTGTTTCAGGCGAGGATGCGTCTGGAGGGAATGGGACTCTTAAAGACTTACCGTCATGGATCGGCTGATAAGAAATCCTATCTTTATCAACTTCAGCCTCCACTGAGTGCACGCTTGTTTTTTGAGGACCCGATGCTGAGTGTTTTTCTATATAAACAAATTGGCAGTGCTCAGTTTCAAAGGTTGAAAAAGGTTTTTTCCGTCCCTTTTGAAAGCCTTGAAAATTACACCGATATTACCCGGAGCTTTCAGGATGTATTTGAGTCGGACATGAAGCTGTCCCCTGTAAAATCGGAGACACCTGAGAAAAACACAACCGTTCTTTATCGGGCTGAAAATGAAGGAGTCCCTGCCGATTTTCAGGGATTTGATTTTCAGCTGCTGCTTGCGGGTTTATCAGAGGCATTGGTGCCCCGGAAAGCACTTACTTATGAGGTAAAGCAAATGGTCGTAAAGCTTTCCGTCCTTTACGGCTTAACTGAAACAGATATGAAAAATCCGATTTTATCGGCGCTGAATGAAGAGGATCAGATTGATGTACACGAATTAAGGAAGGCATGCCGTGATGTTTTCCAGCTCAGAAATAAAGGGACGCTGCCATCAATCAAAGCAAAAGCACAGGAAAGCACTGCGCAGGAGCCTGTCACGGAAATGAACACAGAAGACAGTCTTCTGCATTATCTTAAGACAGCATCTCCTGTAAAGGTATTATCGGACGCCTCAAAAGGTGTCGATCCGACGAGATCCGAGCTTGAACTGATTGAGACCCTTCTTTATGAGAAAAAGCTGCCTCAGGAAGTGGTGAATGTCCTTCTTCAGTTCGTCCTGTTGAGAACGAATATGAAGCTGACAAAAGGCTTCGCTGAACAAATCGCCAATCACTGGGTAAGGTCGGGTATTCAGACCGCAGAAGAAGCGATGGAGGAAGCGAAAAAAGAATATAAAAGCTATATGACCTGGAAAAAATCAGGCGGGCAGCAGCCATCTAAAAAAGGAAAGACGATCCGGAAGGAAAAGCTGCCGGACTGGTTTACTTCCAAGAGCGATTCAGAAGAAGATGAGGCCGATCCGGAATTCTTAAAAGAGCGGGAACGGTATTTAAAAGAGCGTAAAATGAAAAAACGCATGGCAGGTGATGAATAATGGATCCAATTAACCGGACGATCAGGCGTCTGTCAGGTTCCGATCAGTTCCAGCAGAGATATGAAATGATGAAAAAAGAGATTGCCTCCAATCCGGAGGTTCAGCATTTTCTTCAGCAAAACCGGGATAACCTGTCCAGGAATGCTGTGGATCAGGGAATGATTAAGCTTTACGAGTACATGAACCGTTCTGTAAAGTGTGCGGACTGTCCAAGCCTCGGAGAATGTAAAAATACGATGCAGGGATATGAGCCGAAGCTGATCATCCAGAATGGTTTTATTGACCTACAGTATGCGCCATGTCCAAGACAGCTCGCAGCCCGTGAGCAGAAGGAAACGGAAAAGCTGATCCAAAGCATGTATGTTCCAAAGGATGTTCTGAAGGCAACTTTTGATCAGGTGGATGTGGACAGCCCATCCCGGATGAAGGCGTTGCAAATGGCTGAGGACCTTGTGAAAAGATTGACAGAGGACCCTGAACATTATAAAGGCCTGTATCTTTACGGGCAGTTCGGTGTAGGAAAAAGCTATCTGCTTGGTGCCATTGCCAACGAACTGAAGAACCAGAACAAAGCAAGCTTTATTTTATATTTCCCGGAGTTTCTGAAGGAAATGAAACAGTCATTAGGAGATCAATCGTTTGCAGGGAAAGTGGATGCCGTAAAAAAAGCATCTATTCTTATGCTTGATGATATCGGGGCGGAATCAATCTCAAGCTGGGCGCGCGATGAAGTGCTCGGGACGATTCTGCAGTACCGAATGGCAGAGGGGCTTCCGACTTTCTTCAGCTCCAATTTCGATTATGAAGGGCTTGAGCATCACCTGACATTCTCACAGCGTGGAGAGGAAGAACCGGTAAAGGCAGCGAGAATCATGGAAAGAATTAAATTTCTCTCTATACCTGTTGAAATGAAGGGCAAAAATAAACGCCATTCTTAAAAAACCCTCTTGCTTTTGGAAAAGGACTGCTCTAAAATGTCCTTATACATTTGAATTAGATATTTTTAAAGGCACTGATGGGGACATGAATCATTTTGGCTGATTTTCAGAGAGAGAGGACACGGCTGCAAGCCTCTCATGACGCGGAATGACTTTACCACCCTTGAGCCGTACGAGTGAACCTTTCAGTAATTTGTACCGGATGCAGCCCGTTAGCTGAACCAGAGATTCTGAATGCAGTCTGTTCAGAAAAAAGGGTGGAACCGCGGGTTTGATAAAACTCCGTCCCTTTCCAGGGATGGGGTTTTTTTATATGCATAAAAAAGCATGAAGGCGAGAGTCCATGCAAAATCAAAAAGGAGTGTTAATGATGGAAGAAAACATGCTGATTACATTTCCAGATGGCAATAGCCGGGAGTATCCGAAAGGAACATCTGTTGAGAAAATTGCTTCATCCATTTCTTCAGGACTGAAGAAAAAAGCGGTTGCAGGTAAAGTGAACGGTGAGCTGATCGATCTTCGCACACCGATCGAAGCGGATGC includes the following:
- a CDS encoding cytosolic protein gives rise to the protein MAGLKGMFKRFSSECETHDSHADKELETRYYKASFDKVYDQVKKYFSGEGYDISSESKDHGEIMINRTKKPSMFIIATVVSTRPIHTALDLKISTDQTIVGGAYPKLKEEVLACYQAMSRELRESDR
- the nrdR gene encoding transcriptional regulator NrdR, whose product is MKCPSCHENNTRVIDSRQIDEGRSIRRRRECESCHYRFTTFEKVEEVPLIVVKRDGIREEFSRDKILRGLIKACEKRPVPFENLEKISGDIERELRNQGISEIPSVDIGEMVMDRLSKVDEVAYVRFASVYRQFKDINVFIEELKELMNKERT
- a CDS encoding replication initiation and membrane attachment family protein, which produces MTNRWKEIQPSDEYKIQLNGQLNHHDREILTFLYQPLVGPDAVSLYNLLWMEVDKNQLESAGYSHGSLMSMLSFSIDEVFQARMRLEGMGLLKTYRHGSADKKSYLYQLQPPLSARLFFEDPMLSVFLYKQIGSAQFQRLKKVFSVPFESLENYTDITRSFQDVFESDMKLSPVKSETPEKNTTVLYRAENEGVPADFQGFDFQLLLAGLSEALVPRKALTYEVKQMVVKLSVLYGLTETDMKNPILSALNEEDQIDVHELRKACRDVFQLRNKGTLPSIKAKAQESTAQEPVTEMNTEDSLLHYLKTASPVKVLSDASKGVDPTRSELELIETLLYEKKLPQEVVNVLLQFVLLRTNMKLTKGFAEQIANHWVRSGIQTAEEAMEEAKKEYKSYMTWKKSGGQQPSKKGKTIRKEKLPDWFTSKSDSEEDEADPEFLKERERYLKERKMKKRMAGDE
- the dnaI gene encoding primosomal protein DnaI; translation: MDPINRTIRRLSGSDQFQQRYEMMKKEIASNPEVQHFLQQNRDNLSRNAVDQGMIKLYEYMNRSVKCADCPSLGECKNTMQGYEPKLIIQNGFIDLQYAPCPRQLAAREQKETEKLIQSMYVPKDVLKATFDQVDVDSPSRMKALQMAEDLVKRLTEDPEHYKGLYLYGQFGVGKSYLLGAIANELKNQNKASFILYFPEFLKEMKQSLGDQSFAGKVDAVKKASILMLDDIGAESISSWARDEVLGTILQYRMAEGLPTFFSSNFDYEGLEHHLTFSQRGEEEPVKAARIMERIKFLSIPVEMKGKNKRHS